Within the Glycine soja cultivar W05 chromosome 3, ASM419377v2, whole genome shotgun sequence genome, the region tattgAGTTTTTCATAAAGTTTAATGGCGTCAAATGATCCATAAAGCTGCCCAGCTAACAAGGAAAGAATTGGTTGTTATATTTATAAGCTAGGGCAAAGCAAAACATTCAGGTGGTCAAGATAAGAAAGACATCCCAGTATCAGGAAATCAATTACTTTTTCGTTCAGCTCTTATTGTTGCTATTGGTGCCTCTCCAATATGAAAGTAGAGGGATTTGTGTAAGCATGAAGCTTATGAACCCAGAAGCAGATTGGTCAGTTTCATTTGCTTCAGTATCGAAATCCCGCCAGAACTTGATGATATGAAGACTTTCTTCCTCTGTGGATCTTTGGACAACAATCTTAGAAGCATACCCTTTCTTTCTCATTTGATGGCATATCTCAGAAGGATTGTTAGCTGTAAGGGTGACCATGTATAGCCATCCCTTTTCAGACAAAAGACGGTCTGCAACCGgcaaaattttatcaattacACTCCGGCCGTTCTCCCCACCGGCCCAAGATGACATAATACCTTCAACACCCACTTCATCTTCAGGGGTAGGCACGTAAGGAGGGTTCACAACTATAACATCAACCAACCCAGCAAGCCGGTCCTCTAGCCCCGATGCAATATCTGTTACTATCAACTCAGCACCAACACCATGTGCTTCCAAGGTCTCATGGGTTACCCTCACTGCATGAGGGTTGATATCAGTTGCAATGTAGTTGATGCCACAACCTTCCTGCCCAAGGAGAAGAGCAAGGGAAGTAATGACATATCCGCTACCACAGCCTATCTCCATGCACAATGTTGGACGATGTTCCAACAGGTTATTGCGGTCAGCTAGAAGAGCATCAACCAGTGCAAAAGAATCATCACATGGTTCATAAACCTCTTGGTGCGAACTCACAAGGTGAATTTGGGCAGTTCTAGGCAACTCTTTGTGCAAACCCTGTCATTGAAAGGGAAGCTATCAGTAAACCTCAATGGTTCAATCTAATtaacaagtacaaggggactggGGAAGTTGAAGCAACCAAGGATTTTGCCCACCATACCATATTGTTCACTTTGACCGTGATATACTGATGGCCTTTTTTGACTCCAGCTCTGAATTGCTCTGGTCAATGTCAAGACAAAATTCACAATATCAGCTTCCTTCCAACGCCTCCTCCTGAGTCCAAGACAGCAGAATAATTTAGTTgttcatattaaaaataaaaaggtaacaAGTAGcagcaggaaaaaaaaaacaaaactaaaatataaacaatacaGAGAAGAGAAAAAGTAAATACATATGAATCATGTCTGGAAGCAATATATATGAAACCAACAGGCAGAAACAAGAAATGTCAGTAATCTGATTTTGACAAATGTTTTAAACTAATATTCTTTTTGCTTTGTTGATGCTATATATtgattaaatcaaatcaaatgctTTCAAATGCAATTGTGATCAAAATCCACATAAGCAATATATGAGAACCAAGAGTTTTATACACAAGTGTTCTTCAACTTGCTCTCTGCTTCCCATAGAGTATATAACCAAGCCATAATGTAGTTTAGCATAGGAGTCCAACATTAAAACCTATGCAAGTATTCTCCAAAATGTACATAACATCATGTAGGCATTTTGTTTTAACTAATGATTACCATAGTTGGTTCTGGTTCTGTAATAGATCAAAAACATATGACGGGAAAGGTATTGCTTCTTTATCACTCTAAAGGCAGACACTCCTATTCAGGTCATTGCTCAGTAAACATTCTTAGGCGGGTACAACTTACAATTGTTGTACAAAGATTTCTTGTCACGGAGAATCATATAAAATTAGTCTTGAATAATCTTATCATAGAAATCATACTGGCAGATCAATTATTGATCATTTTAAAGCTTTGTAATTATAACAGATCACATCAAGCTCACCAGGGCGAACCAAGCCATGAGTAGGAGAACTGACCATCATAAGGAGGGAAGTTTAAGCAAGGACAACTAGCTAGGGGCAAAAGCacgtaaaaaaaatgataatccaACATGTTAAAATCATATTCTGCAATCTGCATCCTATTTAATCTCCACAGCCACACCATTGGAGCTTTGGACAATTCACACTTATATTTTATGATGTCTTCAACAAAGTATAATGCTTaatgaaagaaaaggaaaaagagaaacaatGCAACTTCCAACATTGGGAGAGAGTGAACCCAATGCATTCATAAACATGGTCCTGTTCATC harbors:
- the LOC114405894 gene encoding methyltransferase N6AMT1-like; protein product: MGLHKELPRTAQIHLVSSHQEVYEPCDDSFALVDALLADRNNLLEHRPTLCMEIGCGSGYVITSLALLLGQEGCGINYIATDINPHAVRVTHETLEAHGVGAELIVTDIASGLEDRLAGLVDVIVVNPPYVPTPEDEVGVEGIMSSWAGGENGRSVIDKILPVADRLLSEKGWLYMVTLTANNPSEICHQMRKKGYASKIVVQRSTEEESLHIIKFWRDFDTEANETDQSASGFISFMLTQIPLLSYWRGTNSNNKS